One window from the genome of Dolosigranulum savutiense encodes:
- the ftsE gene encoding cell division ATP-binding protein FtsE, whose protein sequence is MIIMKDVVKRYDNGITALNKVNVHIKRGEFVYLIGPSGAGKSTFIKLIYREETPTQGLVKVGNKDITRIKNKHIPLLRRDVGVVFQDFKLLPRLTVYENVAYAMKVIEKKPREIKRRVTDVLDLVGLSDKAKMFPDEISGGEVQRVSIARAIANTPNVLIADEPTGNLDPETAEGLMAILEEINAKGTTVIMATHNNDIVNQLKHRVIAIEGGRIVRDEEKGEYLYEN, encoded by the coding sequence ATGATTATTATGAAAGATGTTGTGAAGCGTTATGATAATGGGATTACCGCACTGAATAAGGTGAATGTGCATATTAAGCGTGGTGAGTTCGTCTACTTGATCGGGCCGAGTGGGGCAGGGAAGTCGACGTTCATTAAGTTGATTTATCGGGAAGAGACGCCGACACAAGGGTTAGTGAAGGTCGGGAATAAGGATATTACGCGGATTAAGAATAAGCATATTCCACTGCTCAGACGGGATGTCGGGGTGGTTTTTCAGGATTTCAAGTTGTTGCCGCGCTTGACAGTCTATGAGAATGTGGCGTACGCGATGAAGGTAATCGAGAAGAAGCCACGGGAGATTAAGCGACGTGTGACGGATGTACTGGATCTGGTAGGGTTGTCGGATAAGGCGAAGATGTTTCCGGATGAGATCTCAGGTGGTGAGGTTCAGCGGGTGTCGATTGCCCGAGCGATTGCGAATACGCCGAATGTCTTGATCGCCGATGAGCCGACTGGGAACTTGGATCCGGAGACGGCTGAGGGGCTTATGGCGATTCTAGAAGAGATTAATGCGAAGGGAACGACCGTCATTATGGCGACGCACAATAATGATATTGTTAATCAGTTGAAGCATCGTGTGATTGCGATTGAAGGTGGCCGGATCGTGCGCGACGAGGAGAAAGGAGAATATCTCTATGAAAATTAG
- the ftsX gene encoding permease-like cell division protein FtsX produces the protein MKIRTLFWHIKEAFRSLKRNGWMTIASISVVAITLLLIGGLIATVFNINKLATDVEEDVTIRVSIDLAADEVAEDELYDQIAAIPQVEHIDFSSRENELDNVIGVYGDMFDLFEGDENPLYDVFIVEATEPHMTAEVASKIEPLNYVKDVNYGGARADQLFKLTEKMRNYGLIFVAVLIFTAIFLISNTIRITIFSRSTEVEIMKLVGAKNWFIRWPFLIEGAIIGLIGSLIPAGILSYAYVNAYRILSNYLSGSYFSLLPPDPFLYYLIAVIIGIGVIIGSLGSVRSIRRFLDI, from the coding sequence ATGAAAATTAGGACGCTCTTTTGGCACATTAAGGAGGCCTTCCGCAGTCTGAAGCGCAATGGATGGATGACGATCGCTTCGATCAGTGTAGTGGCGATTACGCTCTTGTTGATTGGGGGATTGATTGCCACAGTCTTCAATATCAACAAACTAGCAACTGATGTGGAAGAAGATGTGACGATTCGTGTGTCGATTGACTTGGCAGCGGATGAAGTGGCAGAGGATGAGCTCTATGATCAGATTGCTGCGATTCCGCAAGTAGAGCATATTGATTTTTCCAGTCGTGAGAATGAATTGGACAATGTGATCGGCGTGTACGGGGATATGTTCGATCTCTTCGAAGGGGATGAGAACCCGCTCTATGATGTCTTCATTGTTGAAGCAACGGAACCTCATATGACAGCTGAGGTTGCTTCTAAGATCGAACCACTTAATTATGTGAAAGATGTTAACTATGGTGGAGCGCGGGCTGATCAACTCTTTAAGTTGACAGAGAAGATGCGTAATTATGGGTTAATTTTTGTGGCTGTTTTGATTTTTACAGCGATTTTCTTAATCTCAAATACAATTCGGATTACGATTTTTTCCCGCAGTACGGAAGTAGAGATTATGAAGTTGGTGGGGGCGAAGAATTGGTTTATTCGCTGGCCGTTCTTAATTGAAGGGGCGATTATTGGACTGATTGGGTCACTCATTCCGGCCGGGATCCTTAGTTATGCGTATGTGAATGCTTACCGGATCTTATCCAATTATTTATCAGGTAGTTATTTTAGCTTGTTGCCACCGGATCCGTTCTTGTATTACTTAATTGCTGTGATTATCGGTATCGGAGTTATTATTGGAAGTCTTGGTTCGGTACGATCGATTCGCCGTTTCTTAGATATTTAA